One stretch of Chryseobacterium sp. LJ668 DNA includes these proteins:
- a CDS encoding toxin-antitoxin system YwqK family antitoxin, whose amino-acid sequence MKKHTFCFIFLVTTVFCLAQEEKQVREYYDVNRVATVKEVSQTHKVGKDEIKTVKTYQANFFIQISHLKNGKKEGVQLEYYKNGKLKDRTTWKNGNRIGERTTYHPNGNLSGVYYYNGYEVIETKAFYTNQMEEGTCRTFYENGQPHEIYSASKGIVYGLNQVFFPDGKLYRKGYFLDDQQIGEWVYFNELGEKTIGGYKNGSRSGIWTQYYENGNIKTIKEFDGNNCCEPIAGSIINFNEKGKRIKNEKK is encoded by the coding sequence ATGAAAAAACATACTTTCTGTTTTATTTTTCTCGTTACAACAGTTTTTTGTCTAGCTCAGGAGGAAAAACAGGTAAGAGAATATTATGATGTAAATAGAGTAGCTACGGTTAAAGAAGTTTCACAAACTCACAAAGTAGGGAAAGACGAGATAAAAACAGTAAAAACGTATCAGGCAAATTTTTTTATTCAGATTTCTCATCTTAAAAATGGAAAAAAAGAAGGTGTACAACTAGAATATTACAAAAATGGAAAATTAAAAGATAGAACCACTTGGAAAAATGGAAATCGGATAGGTGAAAGAACGACCTATCATCCAAATGGCAATTTATCAGGAGTATACTATTATAATGGATATGAAGTAATAGAAACGAAGGCATTTTATACCAATCAAATGGAAGAGGGAACTTGCAGAACATTTTATGAAAATGGGCAGCCTCACGAAATTTATTCGGCATCAAAAGGAATAGTGTATGGTTTAAACCAAGTTTTTTTTCCTGATGGGAAACTCTATCGAAAGGGATACTTTCTTGACGATCAGCAGATAGGAGAATGGGTATATTTTAATGAATTGGGAGAAAAAACAATTGGCGGTTATAAAAATGGCAGTAGATCAGGAATTTGGACACAGTATTATGAAAACGGAAATATAAAAACAATAAAAGAATTTGACGGAAATAATTGTTGTGAGCCGATTGCAGGATCTATTATAAATTTTAACGAAAAAGGTAAACGGATAAAAAATGAAAAAAAATAG
- a CDS encoding nuclear transport factor 2 family protein, whose amino-acid sequence MKKNRIFKIALLLFFGIISMKLSSQNKGFYEKEKTEIGTLLDGFNIAAAQSDFNTYFNYYADESTFIGTDATEVWNKKEFMIWAKPYFDKKKTWNFTSLKRNIYFSKDGKLAWFDELLDTQMKICRGSGVVEKINGVWKIRQYVLSVTVPNDIVDKVVTEKTAIEDLLIQKLKTQR is encoded by the coding sequence ATGAAAAAAAATAGAATATTTAAAATAGCACTTTTGTTATTCTTTGGAATTATTTCAATGAAACTTTCCTCACAAAACAAAGGTTTTTATGAAAAAGAAAAAACAGAAATAGGTACACTGCTTGACGGCTTTAATATCGCTGCGGCACAGTCTGATTTCAATACCTATTTTAATTATTATGCCGACGAATCTACTTTCATAGGCACAGATGCTACAGAGGTCTGGAACAAAAAAGAGTTTATGATTTGGGCAAAACCTTATTTCGATAAAAAGAAAACATGGAATTTTACTTCTCTGAAAAGAAATATTTACTTCAGCAAAGACGGAAAACTGGCCTGGTTTGATGAATTACTGGATACCCAGATGAAAATCTGCCGCGGTTCCGGAGTTGTCGAAAAAATAAACGGAGTTTGGAAAATAAGACAATATGTTCTTTCAGTAACCGTCCCGAATGATATCGTGGATAAAGTAGTTACTGAAAAAACCGCAATTGAAGATCTCTTAATACAAAAATTAAAAACACAAAGATAA
- a CDS encoding glycoside hydrolase family 13 protein, with protein sequence MKKITLLTLLLAFQMFHLQIQKVEPAFWWKGMKNPKLQILVYGKNIASNEIELSDGIQIKNIQKVENPNYVFVTVNTNEINVSKFKINIKKGSKNIDSYTYELKERQPNSANRQSFSSKDVMYLIMPDRFANGNPSNDNTNDTAEKADRKNPGGRHGGDIEGIIKNLDYLKEMGVTALWNTPLLEDNEPAYSYHGYAQSDYYKIDPRYGTNEDYKRLAGELHQRDMKLIMDYVTNHWGSQSWIIKDMPSKDWIHYWKDGDKGFKRSNYRMTTQFDTNAAKIDAENCMDGWFDTTMPDMNQSNPLVVNYMAQNAIWWTEYAGLDGLRVDTYSYNDKKGIAEWTKRITDEYPNLNIVGEVWMHDQAQMSYWQKGSKISAIENYNSYLPSVMDFTLHDAIGQVFKENSGWDSGMQRVYDNFANDFLYPNINNILVFAENHDTQRFNESYPKIEDYKLAMSLILTVRGIPQLYYGSEIGMAGDKGKGDGDIRRDFPGGWKDDSNNGFVQSGRTKTQNQYFDFTKKLLNWRKSKEVIHTGKTLHYVPENNVYVYFRYNDKERIMTVINNNPEKQVVNLKRFSEGLKSFTKGKDVISDEEISLQNSLIISGKSSMILEIK encoded by the coding sequence ATGAAAAAAATAACTTTACTTACTTTACTTTTAGCATTTCAGATGTTTCATTTGCAGATTCAGAAAGTGGAACCTGCTTTCTGGTGGAAAGGAATGAAAAACCCTAAGCTTCAGATTTTAGTCTACGGAAAAAATATTGCCAGCAACGAAATTGAGCTTTCAGACGGAATTCAGATTAAAAACATTCAGAAAGTAGAAAACCCGAACTATGTATTTGTTACGGTCAATACCAATGAAATCAACGTTTCAAAATTTAAAATCAATATCAAAAAAGGAAGTAAAAATATAGATTCTTACACCTACGAGCTAAAAGAGAGACAGCCCAATTCGGCGAACAGGCAATCATTTTCTTCAAAAGATGTCATGTATTTAATCATGCCCGATCGGTTCGCCAACGGAAACCCATCGAACGATAATACCAATGATACTGCTGAAAAAGCAGACCGTAAAAATCCGGGCGGGCGTCATGGTGGTGATATTGAAGGAATTATCAAAAACTTAGATTATCTTAAAGAAATGGGAGTTACCGCGCTTTGGAACACTCCATTGTTGGAAGATAATGAGCCGGCTTATTCTTATCATGGCTATGCGCAGAGTGATTATTATAAAATTGACCCGCGTTATGGGACAAATGAAGACTATAAAAGATTGGCGGGTGAACTCCATCAGCGGGATATGAAGCTTATTATGGATTATGTGACCAATCATTGGGGATCACAAAGCTGGATCATTAAAGATATGCCTTCAAAAGACTGGATACATTATTGGAAAGACGGTGACAAAGGTTTTAAAAGAAGCAATTACAGAATGACGACACAGTTTGATACCAATGCTGCAAAAATAGACGCCGAAAACTGTATGGATGGATGGTTTGATACCACAATGCCCGACATGAACCAAAGCAATCCATTGGTGGTCAATTATATGGCTCAAAATGCGATCTGGTGGACAGAATATGCTGGTTTGGACGGATTACGTGTAGATACCTATTCTTACAACGATAAAAAAGGAATTGCAGAATGGACGAAAAGAATCACAGATGAATACCCGAATTTAAATATTGTAGGTGAAGTATGGATGCATGATCAGGCACAAATGTCTTATTGGCAGAAAGGCAGCAAAATTTCTGCAATAGAAAACTATAATTCATATTTGCCCTCTGTAATGGATTTTACCCTGCATGATGCTATCGGTCAGGTTTTTAAAGAAAATTCAGGTTGGGATTCCGGGATGCAGAGAGTATATGATAATTTTGCCAATGATTTTTTGTATCCCAATATCAATAATATTCTTGTATTTGCCGAAAATCATGATACCCAGAGATTCAATGAGTCTTATCCTAAAATTGAAGATTATAAACTTGCTATGTCTCTAATTTTGACCGTTCGGGGAATTCCGCAGTTGTATTATGGCTCGGAAATCGGTATGGCGGGAGATAAAGGAAAAGGAGACGGAGATATTCGCCGAGATTTTCCGGGAGGCTGGAAGGATGATTCCAATAATGGTTTTGTACAGTCAGGAAGAACCAAAACTCAGAATCAATATTTTGATTTTACTAAAAAATTATTGAACTGGCGAAAATCCAAAGAAGTTATTCATACAGGAAAGACATTACATTACGTACCTGAAAACAATGTTTATGTTTATTTCAGATATAATGATAAAGAAAGAATAATGACAGTAATCAACAATAACCCGGAAAAACAGGTTGTGAATTTGAAAAGATTCTCAGAAGGTCTTAAAAGCTTTACCAAAGGAAAAGACGTCATTTCAGACGAAGAAATTTCTTTACAAAATAGTTTAATAATCTCTGGGAAATCTTCAATGATTTTAGAAATCAAGTAA